Proteins co-encoded in one Setaria viridis chromosome 9, Setaria_viridis_v4.0, whole genome shotgun sequence genomic window:
- the LOC117840845 gene encoding LOW QUALITY PROTEIN: proline-rich protein 2 (The sequence of the model RefSeq protein was modified relative to this genomic sequence to represent the inferred CDS: substituted 1 base at 1 genomic stop codon), with amino-acid sequence MEIQARQRLLGVCAIVMAMGFANAVQGETELPVVVGLAKCSDCARKNMNAEAAFKGLQVAVKCRNSNGEYESTAVGPVDKSGAFSVPLAADLVGDDGELKRECFAQLHSASSAPCPGQEPSKIVAAPAVHGGGDKTFVALGGEVHRSSSECASAILCYPFLHKHHHVGIHTPVVVPHVPDHGHSLPPVTKPPVVVPEHKPPVPVPEHSAPPSTPVYTPPSTPVPVPEHKPPSTRTPIYHPPAQRKTVADPXLWELLPFFKKFPFFPPAAH; translated from the exons ATGGAGATCCAAGCACGGCAGCGACTGTTGGGCGTTTGCGCCATTGTGATGGCGATGGGTTTCGCCAATGCCGTGCAAGGAGAGACAGAGCTGCCGGTCGTTGTCGGCTTGGCCAAGTGCTCGGATTGCGCGAGAAAGAACATGAACGCCGAGGCAGCTTTCAAAG GTCTTCAGGTGGCCGTGAAGTGCAGGAACAGCAACGGTGAGTACGAGAGCACGGCCGTGGGGCCGGTGGACAAGTCCGGCGCCTTCAGCGTCCCACTGGCCGCCGACCTCGTCGGCGATGACGGCGAGCTGAAGCGGGAATGCTTCGCGCAGCTCCACAGCGCGTCGAGCGCGCCATGCCCCGGCCAGGAGCCCTCCAAGATCGTCGCGGCGCCGGCCGTCCACGGCGGTGGCGACAAGACTTTCGTCGCGCTCGGCGGCGAGGTGCACCGCTCGTCGTCCGAGTGCGCTTCGGCGATCCTTTGCTACCCTTTCCTCCACAAGCACCACCATGTAGGGATCCACACGCCCGTGGTTGTCCCTCACGTCCCAGATCACGGCCACTCCCTGCCGCCTGTCACCAAGCCTCCGGTGGTCGTGCCTGAGCACAAGCCGCCGGTGCCCGTGCCGGAGCACAGCGCGCCTCCTTCGACGCCGGTGTACACGCCACCGTCGACGCCGGTGCCCGTGCCGGAGCACAAACCTCCGTCGACGCGAACCCCCATCTACCACCCGCCGGCGCAGCGCAAAACTGTCGCTGACCCGTAGCTCTGGGAGCTGCTCCCGTTCTTCAAGAAGTTCCCTTTCTTTCCTCCTGCAGCGCACTAG